The genomic interval ATCGCGAATGCGCAAACACGCTGGCAGAACGCTGTTGCCGGCTTGCAGGATGCCATGCGCGTGCAGGCGACCGTGGTCGGCAATCTCGACACCAACCGAACCCAGATGTCGGCCCTCGTAAGTATGAGCCAGGGCGCCAGTGGTGCGCTGCAGGCGAGCCAAGCCGGCAATCAGCTGCTTGCGCTTCAAAACCAGCAGCTCGCGGATCTCACTGCGGCGATTGCCGCGCAGGGGCGTGCTCAGACTTTGGAGCAGGCAGAACGAGCGGCCGCCCAGGATCAGGGCAGGGAGCAGCTCAGGCGTTTCCTCAACCCGGGACAAGGCTACCAATCCACAACAGTGCAGATGTTCCACTAATGTCGACAAACAGACTTGAACGAATTCCGATACTATTGGCGGCGACGCTTGCCATCCTGGTTGTTTTGGCTTGCGCGATCCGGCTGTGCGGCGATCAAGATCAGGGCCTGCCCGAAGCGTCGATCGCGCAAGGACCGTCTGAGGCGACCGCCTCAAAGCTCGAGCAATGCCGCACTGTCGAATACGAGCAGACAGATGCTCTGCTCGCGTGCCGAAAGCTCTGGGACGAGAAGCGCCGTGAGTTCTTCGGTGCTGGCCGCGGATCCTTAGGGGGTCGTATTAGCGAAACTAATCCAGACGCATCATCGCCTCTGCGCGGCAAGGATGAGAGCCGTCTGCCCTCCGGCTATCCCTCCCTTCCCAACAATGACGAGTGAACGATGGGCGGTACTGGCGTCATCGACCAATTCCTGGAGACCTTTACCCGTTATATCGACTCCGGATTCGGGCTGGTTGGAGGCGAAGTCGGATATGTCGCAACCACATTAGCGGCGATCGACATCACGCTCGCCGGCCTGTTCTGGTCCTGGGGCGCTGACGAGGAGATCATCGCTCGACTTGTCAAAAAAACGATGTTTGTCGGTGTCTTCGCGTACCTCATCGGCAATTGGAATAGCTTGGCTCGGATCGTGTTCGAGAGCTTCGCTGGCCTTGGACTGAAAGCGTCCGGAACCGGCCTTTCGTCGGCGGACTTTTTCAGGCCAGGAAAGATCGCTCAGGTTGGTCTCGATGCCGGGCGGCCGATCCTTGAATCGATCTCGGGCCTGATGGGTTATGTCAGCTTCTTCGAAAACTTCGTTCAGATCACGGTTCTGCTGTTCGCCTGGATCGTGGTGCTGCTCGCCTTCTTCATCCTGGCAGTCCAGCTGTTCGTCACCTTGATCGAGTTCAAGCTGACGACGCTTGCCGGCTTTGTGCTGATCCCGTTTGGGCTGTTTGGAAAGACGGCCTTTGCCGCTGAGCGGGTCCTCGGCAACGTCATCTCTTCCGGAGTCAAGGTCCTGGTGCTTGCGGTCATCGTCGGCATCGGATCGACCCTGTTTGCACAGTTCACGGCCGGCTTTGGAGGCAACCAGCCAACGGTGGAGGACGCCATGGCCCTGGTCCTTGCCGCATTGTCGCTGCTGGGCCTCGGGATCTTCGGACCCGGCATCGCCAACGGCATCGTTTCCGGCGGACCGCAGCTTGGTGCTGGAGCTGCCGCGGGCACGGGTCTTGCGGCGGGAGGATTGGTTGCCGCTGGCGCCGGACTTGCTGCAGGCGGAGTTGGACTTGCCAGCGGCGCAATCGGAACTGCGGCAAGGGCGACCTCGGCAATCGCGAGCGGAACCTCTAACGCATTCCGAGCAGGCGGCCTCTCCGGTGTCAGTGATGCGGGCGCCTCAGCCGCGGCGAGTCCTTTGCGCTCGCTCGCGGCTCGGCTCGGCGGGAGCGCCGCGGCTCGTGGTGTGAGTACGCCAGAGGATTCAGGGGCGACATCTCAGGAGGCGCCTAGCTGGGCGCGCCGTGCAAAGCGCGCACAAGCGATCCACCAGGGCGCGACAGCCGCGACAAATGCGGTTCGTGCCGGCGATCACGCAAGCGGTGGCGCATCGGTCGATCTCAAAGAGCAAGAATAACGATGCCAGTTGAAGGCGTCCTTCATTCTTTCCGCGCCCGGCGGCACTCAGGGCGGCACGTGTAGTTTCAAGGAGATCACTGCATGTTCAAACGATCGGCTGTCCACTATGGCCGCACGCCCGAACCGGTCACCCCCTATCAAAGGGCAGCCCAGGTGTGGGACGACCGGATCGGCTCGGCGCGTGTGCAGGCCAAAAATTGGCGCTTAATGGCCTTTGGCTGTCTGTTCTTGTGCGCGGGATTTGCGGGGGCCCTCGTTTGGCAGTCGGCGCAGGGAACGATTACGCCCTGGATCGTCGAAGTTGATCATCTGGGCGAGGCAAAAACGATCGCACCGGCAAATGCTGCCTACGAGGCGAGGGATCCGCAGATCGCCTTCCATCTCGCGCGCTTTATCGAGCATGTGCGCGGCCTTCCGCTGGACGCCATCGTGCTGCGCCAGGATTGGCTGCGTGCGTATGACTTCACCACCGACCGTGGCGCTGGCGCGCTGAATGACTATGCCCGCAACAACGATCCCTTCGCCAAAGTCGGGAAAACACAAGTTGCCGTGGAGGTCTCAAGCGTCATTCGGGCCTCCGTGGACAGCTTCCGCTTAACCTGGACCGAGCGGCATTACCAGAACGGGCAGTTAGCGGCCACCGAGCGGTGGAGCGCGATCCTCACGATCATCGTTGAACCACCCCGCGACATCGAGCGGCTTCGTAAGAACCCGCTCGGCATTTACGTCAACGCGATCAACTGGTCGAAGGAGTTCGGATCGTGATGCCTCAAATTCTCGTGCCGAACCTCCAGAGATTCCGGCAAAGCGCCGTGTCCGCGCTCCTGATCAGTCTATGTATGCTTGGTGGCTGCACCACCTTCAAGCCGCCGCAGATCAGCTATGACGAGGAGATTCCGCCCTCTCCCGATCTGCCGGCATTGGCCGATGACCGACCAAAACCGCTCCACGTTCCACCCGCCTGGACGCCGGGGCGCGGCGGTAAGAAGCTTGAGGCCAAGGAGCCCGTCGAGCGGATCGAGAGCGCCAATGACGCTGCGCGCGTTGAGCCTCGTAAGGCGGGTTATTTTAATGCGGTGCAGGTGTTTCCCTATAGCCCCGGCGCGCTTTACCAGATCTACGCGGCGCCGGGACAGATCACCGATATCGCCCTTGAGCCGGGGGAGCAGCTGATCGGTTCAGGTCCCGTCGCCGCCGGCGACACCGTACGCTGGGTGGTGGGTGATACCGAGAGCGGCAGCAGTGATGCGCGCCGCGTCCACATCATGGTCAAGCCAACGCGTCCTGCGATTACGACCAACCTCGTCGTTAACACCGACCGCCGGACCTATCTGATTGAGCTCCGCTCTCGAGAAAAGCCCTACATGCCTTCGGTTGCCTGGTTTTATCCCAAACCTCGAACCGCTCCTGGTCAAACGGTGCCTGCCACGCCGTACATTCCGGATCCGGCCGAGCGCCGCTATCGTTATTCGATTGGGGGAGACAGCCCGCCCTGGCGCCCGATTGGCGCCTATGACGACGGGCGCAAGGTCTACATCGAATTCTCGCCAGGGATCACGCAGGGCGAGATGCCGCCGTTGTTTGTCATTGGACCTGACGGCAAGACCGAGATCGTCAACTACCGCGTCTACGGTAATGTCCTCATCGTTGATCGGCTGTTTGCGGCCGCCGAATTGCGGCTCGGCGGTGAAGGGCAGCAGAAAGTGCGCATCGCAAGAGTCGACGGGAGGTCGCTGTGAGCAATATGAGCGGAGATCCCGCGGGGCGCCAGGCGGGCCGAGCAGATGCACCCGTGGACATCACCCAGTCCTTGCGGCTGCGCCCCGAACGGCCGCGTGTGATTCGCCTTTCCCGAAAGGCGCTACTTGCTGGCACTGGTCTAGTTCTGGCCGTTGTCTCCGTTGCAGTCTTGTGGGCGCTGCAGAGACCTGAAAAGCGTAACCCGACGTCTGAAGAACTCTATTCGACTGACCACCACACCATTGCGGATCAACTTTCGACCCTGCCCAAGGATTATGCCGGAATACCCCACGACGTGCCACGGCTCGGACCACCTTTGCCCGGCGATCTGGGGCGACCAATCCTCGCAGCCCAAGCCCAAACGCAATCCGGCTCGCTCGCAGCCGACGCTGAACAGCAGCGCGTCAATCAGGAAACTGAGGCGGCGCGCACCAGCAAAGTGTTCGCCACGACTAACGTCCGCGCATTGGCAGCTACAACACCATCCAGTGAGACGCCTGCGAAGCCGACGACGTCTTCCGATAAAGGATTTGCGCAGAATGGGCAGGATCGCAAGCTTGCGTTCGTCAATGCGGCTGTAGATCGGCGCACCACAAGCCCCGATCGTCTGGTCAAACCAGCATCGCCTTTCGTGGTCCAGGCAGGATCAGTCATTCCGGCTGCTCTCATTACCGGAATCCGCTCTGATCTGCCCGGCCAGATCACGGCGCAAGTGACCGAAAGCGTCTACGATACTCCGACCGGGAGGGCTCAGCTAATCCCCCAAGGCGCGCGACTGATCGGGATCTACGATAGCCAGGTCGCATTCGGACAGTCACGCGTGCTCCTCGTCTGGACGCGTCTGATCATGCCCAATGGTCGTTCCATCGTGCTCGAACGTCAGCCTGGCGCAGATGTGGCTGGTTACGCCGGCCTTGAGGATGAGGTCGACAACCATTGGAAGGAGCTATTGGGAGCCGCGGTGCTATCGACTTTGCTCGCAGTTGGGACTGAGGTCAACTCCGGGGCAGACGCCAATAGCTCCAACAGTGACATCATTGCGGCGCTGCGACGCGGAGCCGGGGACTCCCTTAATCAGGCCGGACAA from Bradyrhizobium arachidis carries:
- the trbK-alt gene encoding putative entry exclusion protein TrbK-alt, with the translated sequence MSTNRLERIPILLAATLAILVVLACAIRLCGDQDQGLPEASIAQGPSEATASKLEQCRTVEYEQTDALLACRKLWDEKRREFFGAGRGSLGGRISETNPDASSPLRGKDESRLPSGYPSLPNNDE
- the trbL gene encoding P-type conjugative transfer protein TrbL, with the translated sequence MGGTGVIDQFLETFTRYIDSGFGLVGGEVGYVATTLAAIDITLAGLFWSWGADEEIIARLVKKTMFVGVFAYLIGNWNSLARIVFESFAGLGLKASGTGLSSADFFRPGKIAQVGLDAGRPILESISGLMGYVSFFENFVQITVLLFAWIVVLLAFFILAVQLFVTLIEFKLTTLAGFVLIPFGLFGKTAFAAERVLGNVISSGVKVLVLAVIVGIGSTLFAQFTAGFGGNQPTVEDAMALVLAALSLLGLGIFGPGIANGIVSGGPQLGAGAAAGTGLAAGGLVAAGAGLAAGGVGLASGAIGTAARATSAIASGTSNAFRAGGLSGVSDAGASAAASPLRSLAARLGGSAAARGVSTPEDSGATSQEAPSWARRAKRAQAIHQGATAATNAVRAGDHASGGASVDLKEQE
- the trbF gene encoding conjugal transfer protein TrbF; its protein translation is MFKRSAVHYGRTPEPVTPYQRAAQVWDDRIGSARVQAKNWRLMAFGCLFLCAGFAGALVWQSAQGTITPWIVEVDHLGEAKTIAPANAAYEARDPQIAFHLARFIEHVRGLPLDAIVLRQDWLRAYDFTTDRGAGALNDYARNNDPFAKVGKTQVAVEVSSVIRASVDSFRLTWTERHYQNGQLAATERWSAILTIIVEPPRDIERLRKNPLGIYVNAINWSKEFGS
- the trbG gene encoding P-type conjugative transfer protein TrbG, producing MPQILVPNLQRFRQSAVSALLISLCMLGGCTTFKPPQISYDEEIPPSPDLPALADDRPKPLHVPPAWTPGRGGKKLEAKEPVERIESANDAARVEPRKAGYFNAVQVFPYSPGALYQIYAAPGQITDIALEPGEQLIGSGPVAAGDTVRWVVGDTESGSSDARRVHIMVKPTRPAITTNLVVNTDRRTYLIELRSREKPYMPSVAWFYPKPRTAPGQTVPATPYIPDPAERRYRYSIGGDSPPWRPIGAYDDGRKVYIEFSPGITQGEMPPLFVIGPDGKTEIVNYRVYGNVLIVDRLFAAAELRLGGEGQQKVRIARVDGRSL
- a CDS encoding TrbI/VirB10 family protein — encoded protein: MSGDPAGRQAGRADAPVDITQSLRLRPERPRVIRLSRKALLAGTGLVLAVVSVAVLWALQRPEKRNPTSEELYSTDHHTIADQLSTLPKDYAGIPHDVPRLGPPLPGDLGRPILAAQAQTQSGSLAADAEQQRVNQETEAARTSKVFATTNVRALAATTPSSETPAKPTTSSDKGFAQNGQDRKLAFVNAAVDRRTTSPDRLVKPASPFVVQAGSVIPAALITGIRSDLPGQITAQVTESVYDTPTGRAQLIPQGARLIGIYDSQVAFGQSRVLLVWTRLIMPNGRSIVLERQPGADVAGYAGLEDEVDNHWKELLGAAVLSTLLAVGTEVNSGADANSSNSDIIAALRRGAGDSLNQAGQQVVRRNLNIQPTLTIRPGFPVRVIVNRDLVLEPYRG